From a region of the Streptomyces caniferus genome:
- a CDS encoding SGNH/GDSL hydrolase family protein, whose protein sequence is MTRIDRPVRPRRIRFGLRSSRTVALASALVIALASCGADGGHPDKPHPKPTPVWHTDPHSIAALGDSITVGFDACTLLSDCPRVSWATGTDPKVDSLARRLVDRPATHSWNFARTGALMSDLPGQMSDAVARKPELVTVLIGANDACRREVGAMTPKAAFRADFARSMKRLRRALPHTQVYVAAVPDLLRLWSEGRKNPLGKQVWKLGICGSMLRDPDDLTKAAQDRRATVREQVMAYNSALAEVCGKDPLCRFDKSVFDYRFTGRQLSTWDWFHPGARGQKELAALAFRTISRAGS, encoded by the coding sequence ATGACGCGGATCGATCGGCCTGTTCGCCCCCGGCGCATCCGCTTCGGCCTCCGCTCCTCACGCACCGTGGCCCTCGCGTCCGCGCTGGTGATCGCGCTCGCCTCCTGCGGCGCCGACGGCGGCCATCCGGACAAGCCGCACCCCAAGCCGACGCCCGTATGGCACACCGACCCCCACTCGATCGCGGCGCTCGGTGACTCGATCACCGTCGGCTTCGACGCCTGTACGCTGCTCTCCGACTGCCCCCGGGTCTCCTGGGCCACCGGCACCGACCCCAAGGTCGACAGCCTCGCCCGACGGCTGGTCGACCGCCCCGCCACACACAGCTGGAACTTCGCCCGTACCGGTGCCCTGATGAGTGATCTGCCGGGCCAGATGTCCGACGCCGTCGCCCGCAAGCCCGAGTTGGTCACGGTCCTGATCGGCGCCAATGACGCCTGCCGGCGCGAGGTCGGCGCGATGACCCCGAAGGCCGCCTTCCGCGCCGACTTCGCGCGGTCCATGAAGCGCCTGCGGCGGGCCCTGCCGCACACCCAGGTGTATGTCGCGGCGGTTCCGGACCTGCTGCGGCTGTGGTCCGAGGGGCGCAAGAACCCCCTCGGCAAGCAGGTGTGGAAGCTGGGCATCTGCGGGTCCATGCTGCGCGATCCGGACGATCTGACGAAGGCGGCGCAGGACCGCCGGGCGACCGTGCGGGAGCAGGTGATGGCCTACAACTCGGCGCTGGCCGAGGTGTGCGGCAAGGATCCGCTGTGCCGCTTCGACAAGTCGGTCTTCGACTACCGCTTCACCGGCCGCCAGTTGAGCACCTGGGACTGGTTCCACCCGGGCGCCCGCGGCCAGAAGGAACTGGCGGCACTGGCGTTCCGCACGATCAGCCGGGCAGGGTCCTAG
- a CDS encoding aldose epimerase family protein has translation METQVGREPFGTLDDGTRVDRWTLESGPGGLRVRVLTYGGIVQTVEAPDRDGTRGQLALGFADLASYTAHGGSYFGALVGRYANRIGGASFVLDGTTRALAPNDGRHSLHGGPGGFSRVVWDAQEVEGGVRLHRVSPDGEEGFPGALDVRVTYTLTGGALHIVSEATTDAPTVVNLTNHTYLNLGGDGSGSAAGHELRLAASRYTPVDDTGIPVPGAPADVTGTRFDFRTARAVAGAYDHNFALDGGVCAAPRAVAELYDPRSGRVLELSTTEPGLQLYTAGHLDGTLTGTSGVPYGPAAGLALETQHFPDSPNRPDFPTTVLRPGERYRSKTVYAFSARPRSAGNP, from the coding sequence ATGGAGACGCAGGTCGGCAGGGAACCCTTCGGCACGCTGGACGACGGCACCCGTGTCGACCGCTGGACCCTGGAGTCGGGCCCGGGCGGGCTGCGGGTCCGCGTCCTCACGTACGGCGGGATCGTCCAGACGGTGGAGGCGCCGGACCGGGACGGGACGCGGGGGCAGCTGGCGCTGGGGTTCGCCGACCTCGCGTCGTACACCGCACACGGCGGCTCGTACTTCGGCGCGCTGGTCGGGCGGTACGCGAACCGGATCGGCGGGGCGTCCTTCGTGCTCGACGGCACGACCCGCGCGCTGGCGCCGAACGACGGGCGCCACAGTCTGCACGGCGGGCCGGGCGGCTTCTCCCGGGTGGTGTGGGACGCCCAGGAGGTCGAGGGCGGGGTGCGGCTGCACCGGGTGAGTCCGGACGGCGAGGAGGGCTTTCCCGGCGCCCTGGACGTCCGCGTGACGTACACGCTCACCGGGGGCGCGCTGCATATCGTCTCGGAGGCGACGACCGACGCACCGACCGTCGTCAACCTCACCAACCACACCTATCTCAACCTGGGCGGAGACGGCAGCGGCAGCGCCGCCGGCCATGAGCTGCGGCTCGCGGCGTCCCGGTACACGCCCGTCGACGACACCGGCATTCCGGTGCCCGGGGCGCCCGCCGATGTCACCGGTACCCGCTTCGACTTCCGTACGGCGCGTGCGGTGGCGGGTGCCTACGACCACAACTTCGCGCTGGACGGCGGGGTGTGCGCGGCGCCGCGTGCGGTCGCGGAGCTGTACGACCCGCGCTCGGGCCGCGTCCTGGAGCTGTCCACCACCGAGCCCGGCCTGCAGCTCTACACCGCGGGGCACCTCGACGGCACCCTGACGGGCACCTCGGGCGTCCCCTACGGTCCGGCGGCCGGCCTCGCCCTGGAGACCCAGCACTTCCCGGACTCCCCCAACCGCCCGGACTTCCCGACGACGGTGCTGCGGCCCGGCGAGCGCTACCGGTCGAAGACCGTGTACGCGTTCTCGGCGCGGCCGCGGAGTGCGGGAAACCCTTAA
- a CDS encoding DUF4097 family beta strand repeat-containing protein, protein MARRPHVPLLVLSSAASAVLITGCSLSGYGPSKEAERTYTVHDKVTALSATTHGGNIEVVPLDAGGSVKVTEKYVYNERKPTPAHGVKDGRLTLKAEECGMGRKCEVSYRVLLPRNASVELRTSGGDITVHGAAGGITAETSGGDINVADSAARTAKAKTSGGDVDLALSAAPDEVSGRTSGGDVTIRLPKGSYAVDASTSGGNRKVSVPTDEDSAHKVTARSSGGDVTVVRS, encoded by the coding sequence ATGGCCCGCCGCCCCCACGTTCCCCTTCTCGTGCTGTCCAGTGCGGCATCGGCCGTGCTGATCACCGGCTGCTCGCTGTCGGGCTACGGCCCGTCGAAGGAGGCGGAGCGGACGTACACCGTGCACGACAAGGTCACCGCGCTCTCCGCGACGACGCACGGCGGGAACATCGAGGTCGTGCCGCTGGACGCCGGCGGGTCGGTGAAGGTGACGGAGAAGTACGTGTACAACGAGCGGAAGCCGACCCCCGCACACGGCGTCAAGGACGGCCGCCTGACGCTCAAGGCCGAAGAATGCGGCATGGGGCGCAAGTGCGAGGTGAGCTACCGCGTCCTGCTGCCGCGCAACGCCTCCGTCGAGCTGCGGACCAGCGGCGGGGACATCACCGTGCACGGCGCCGCGGGCGGGATCACCGCGGAGACCAGCGGCGGCGACATCAACGTCGCGGACTCCGCGGCCCGCACGGCGAAGGCGAAGACCAGCGGCGGGGACGTGGACCTCGCGCTGTCCGCGGCGCCCGACGAGGTGTCCGGCCGGACCAGCGGAGGCGATGTCACCATCCGCCTGCCCAAGGGCTCGTACGCGGTGGACGCCTCGACGAGCGGCGGCAACCGCAAGGTCTCCGTCCCGACGGACGAGGACTCCGCGCACAAGGTGACGGCGCGATCGAGTGGCGGTGATGTCACGGTGGTTCGCTCATGA